In Gossypium raimondii isolate GPD5lz chromosome 12, ASM2569854v1, whole genome shotgun sequence, a single window of DNA contains:
- the LOC105762240 gene encoding LOW QUALITY PROTEIN: uncharacterized protein LOC105762240 (The sequence of the model RefSeq protein was modified relative to this genomic sequence to represent the inferred CDS: substituted 1 base at 1 genomic stop codon) — MAATATEEMSNTTEQTLEWETLARAWVNAFPEAKPLNISQVELWINSNFGSLPPDLQSMPRSELIARLLSIQNHLRLPSHSQEKEPSQPDLLPARFQRTDQXIPVYSWFESLDTDEVVKSKDISDWLNENLQVKDQLCSRHSKYHLMHYIKKCHLKIIKRREKKVSLQPSNNGTTLKVQKDFAKKPAALLSNPLNNIPKDSDLYIAKRNEALRKYEI, encoded by the exons ATGG CGGCAACGGCAACTGAGGAGATGTCGAACACAACAGAACAAACGCTAGAATGGGAGACATTGGCTCGAGCCTGGGTGAACGCATTCCCAGAAGCAAAACCTCTGAACATAAGCCAAGTCGAATTGTGGATCAACTCCAACTTTGGCTCGCTACCACCTGACCTCCAATCCATGCCACGATCTGAGCTCATCGCTCGACTCCTCTCCATTCAAAATCACTTGAGATTACCCTCCCACTCCCAG GAAAAGGAACCGAGCCAGCCTGATCTTCTGCCGGCTCGTTTTCAGCGCACTGATCAGTAGATACCAGTATACTCATGGTTTGAATCATTGGATACTGATGAAGTAGTCAAATCTAAAGATATCTCGGATTGGTTAAACGAGAACCTGCAGGTCAAGGACCAATTGTGTTCTAGGCATTCCAAATACCATTTGATGCACTATATAAAGAAATGCcatttaaagataataaaaaggAGGGAGAAGAAG GTTAGTTTGCAGCCCTCGAATAACGGAACTACATTGAAAGTTCAGAAGGATTTTGCAAAAAAGCCAGCAGCACTGCTAA GCAATCCTTTGAACAATATACCTAAAGACAGTGACCTCTACATAGCAAAACGAAATGAAGCTTTACGCAAATATGAGATATGA